In Mycolicibacter virginiensis, the DNA window GCCTTCGTGAAGTGGTACTGCGCTTCGCAGGCCGAGCGCTTCGGCGGCCGCGGGCTGCGCATCGTCTCGGTGTCGCCGGGCAACATCGACACCGAGATGGGGCGGCGCGAAGAGAAGGCCGGGGTGGGCATGATGATGCCCGATGCGCTGATCCCGCGGTGGGGTACGGCCGAGGAGATGGCCGAGCTGTTCGCCTTCTGTGCCGGAGACAGGTGCGCCTATCTCACCGGCGCCGACATCCTTGCCGACGGGGGAGTGGTTGCCTCGATGCGGGAACGCGCCCGGGTGGCCGCTGAACTTGGGTAGCGTGCCGTTGAGGGCAAGGGGGCGCCGATGCACTACACCCGCACTGATCCCATCGCGGCCCGTCCCAGCGAGGTCTGGGCCGTCCTGACCGACGTTGAGCGTTGGCCGGACTGGACGGCATCGATGCGTGAGATCGTCCGCCTCGACACCGGTCCGCTGCGAGTCGGCAGCACCGCCCGCGTCCGGCAACCCACCGGTCGGCCGATGGTCTGGACCGTCACTGAGCTGGTCCACGAGCGGTCTTTCACCTGGACGGCGTCGACGGCCGGCATCCGATTCACCGGCTTTCATGAGCTGACGCCGACCGGGTCGGGGGTGCGGGCCGCGCTGACCTTTACGGTGACCGGTCCGATGGCCTGGCTGGCCGGCCTCCTCGCCGGTGGCCGGATTCGTCGTTACGTCGACATGGAGGCTGACGGGCTCAAGCGGCGCTCGGAAGGCCACGCGGCGCCCTAAGCGGCTCGCCGTCATTTACCCAGGGTCGGCAGCCGCAGCAGACGACGGAAAGCGGGTTTTCACCGCGGGATGTACCGAAACAGCTAAGTTAACGGTTGACACGCGTCGGCGCGACTGCCTAACGTGGGACGAAACCTACGGGACCGTAGGTTTGGCTGGGGGGCCAATCGACAGCCCACCTGTCGATCAGGGAGGGGACCAAAAAACTATGGTGAATGTCCAGACGGCACTGCTTCACGAGCTCGAACCGATTGTCGAGCAGAACCTCAACCGTCATCTCAAGGCCGCCAAGCCGTGGCTGCCGCACGACTACGTGCCGTGGAGCAAGGGACGCGACTTCGCATTCCTCGGGGGCGAGGACTGGGTTCCTGAAGACTCGCCACTGGACCCGGTCGCCAAGGCTGCGCTGCTGGTCAACTTGCTGACCGAGGACAATTTGCCGTCCTACCACCGCGAGATCGCCACCACCTTCGGCCGGGATGGCGCCTGGGGCACCTGGGTGGGCCAGTGGACCGCCGAGGAGGGCCGCCACAGCATCGCGCTGCGTGACTACCTCATCGTCACCCGCGGCATCGACCCGGTGAACCTCGAGAACATGCGGATGCAGCACACCGTCGCCGGCTATGACTCTGGCGGTAAGTCAGCGCTGGGTGTGCTGGCGTACGTGTCCTTCCAGGAACTCGCCACCCGGGTATCGCACCGCAACACCGGCAAGGCCTCTGGCTGCCCCCTCGCAGATCAGTTGCTGGCCCGGGTTGCACTCGACGAGAACCTGCACATGGTGTTCTACCGCAACCTGATGCAGGCGGCCCTGGACATCGCCCCGGACGAGGCGATGTGCGCCATTCGTGACGAGGTGCTCGGTTTCTCGATGCCCGGGATGAACATGCCTGGCTTCCAGGAGAACGCCATCATGATCGCCAAGGCCGGCATCTACGACCTGCGCATCCACCACGATGACGTCATCCAGCCGGTGCTGCGCTTCTGGAAGATCCACGAGCGCAACGACTTCGGTGCTGTGGGCGAGGAGGCTCGTGAGCAGGTCGTCGGCTTCATGAAGATGGTCGACGAGCGGGCTAACTACTACGAAGAGAAGGCCAAGGCGCGCGAGAGCGTCTCCGCCTGATCGATGCCGGAGCTAGCCCGCTAGGTCGATGGCCTAGCTCCGCTTGATCGAGGTGTAGTAGGTCGTGTCGGCCATCGACACCGAGTCGGCGCCCCGTGCCGGCGTCGGACGCCCGTACTGCGTCAGCAGCTCGGTCATGGTCTGGCCGGTCGAGGTCCAGCCCAGGGGCTTCAGGTACTCGGCGACGTCGTTGCGATCGCCCTCGTAACCGAGTTCGGAGAACTCCAGGTCGAAACCGTGGGCCCGCCATTTCTCGGTGGCGCTGCGCATCATTTCCCGGGCCTGTTCATGCTGGGCGGCTGAGATGTTGGGAATGGCCTCGGTGGCCAGCCGGCTGCCCTCGGCGCTCAGTGCGGTGATGTTGTCCAGTAGCCGGTCTTGTGCTTCCGGCGGGAGGTAGCCGAGCAGCCCCTCGGCGATCCAGGCGGTGGGCCGGGTGCGGTCGAAGCCTGCCTCGATCAACGCGGCCGGCCAGTCATCACGCAGATCGACTGCGACGCCACGGCGATCGGCAGTCGGCTCGGCGCCCAATTCGGCCAGCGCTGCGGTCTTGAAGGCCAGCACGGCAGGTTGGTCGATCTCGAAGACCGTCATGCCCGACGGCCAGGTCAGGCGGTAGGCCCGCGCGTCCAGACCCGATGCCAGGATCACCGCCTGGTGAATCCCGGCCTGGGTGGCATCGGCGAAGAATGCGTCGAAAAAGCGGGTGCGAGCCGCCATCGCGTCGGGCATCTGCCCGAGCTTCCAGCCGGATTCGTGGTCGTCGAGATCGGTGCCCGCCAGGTCGCCGGCGGCCCATTTGGTCAGGAAATCAACGCCGACGGCCCGAACCAGCGGCTCGGCGAAGCGGTCGTCGATCAGGGGATTATCGGCCTTGGTGGCGATTGCCCGGGCGGCGGCGACCATCGTCGCGGTGGCTCCCACGCTGGTGGCGAGGTCCCAGGTGTCGTTGTCGGTGCGTGCCATGAGCGCTCCTTGGAATGATGGGCAAGGCAATTTGCTTAGCCTAGCAATTAATTAGGTCATATAACAAACGTTAGGAACCGGATGGTTGTTCCCGGTCCGCGGCCCAACTCGCGGGCAGCATCGGAATCGTCGGGCCGCTGCCGAAGGCGTCCTCGTCCAACGTCGTCAGGCCGGTTGCGCGTTCCCCGGCGCCGTTGAAGTGGGTTCCGGCCAGGCCCAAGGCGCCCGCGTTGCGGTCGGACGCCGTCGTCGACGGTGGGGGCGGCGGCGCATCGGGTGCGACCGGGTCGGAGCCCAGGGCCATGGTGCTGCCGGGCTCCTTGGCCGCGGTGCGGCGGCGACGACGAGCCGGGCTCGATGCCGCCCGCCGGGTCCGAGCGCCCGCGGCAGGAGCCGTCTCCCGGTCATTGAGGGTGGGCCCGAATCCGTTGTCGGGACCGTTTCCCGCC includes these proteins:
- a CDS encoding SRPBCC family protein, which translates into the protein MHYTRTDPIAARPSEVWAVLTDVERWPDWTASMREIVRLDTGPLRVGSTARVRQPTGRPMVWTVTELVHERSFTWTASTAGIRFTGFHELTPTGSGVRAALTFTVTGPMAWLAGLLAGGRIRRYVDMEADGLKRRSEGHAAP
- a CDS encoding acyl-ACP desaturase, with the translated sequence MVNVQTALLHELEPIVEQNLNRHLKAAKPWLPHDYVPWSKGRDFAFLGGEDWVPEDSPLDPVAKAALLVNLLTEDNLPSYHREIATTFGRDGAWGTWVGQWTAEEGRHSIALRDYLIVTRGIDPVNLENMRMQHTVAGYDSGGKSALGVLAYVSFQELATRVSHRNTGKASGCPLADQLLARVALDENLHMVFYRNLMQAALDIAPDEAMCAIRDEVLGFSMPGMNMPGFQENAIMIAKAGIYDLRIHHDDVIQPVLRFWKIHERNDFGAVGEEAREQVVGFMKMVDERANYYEEKAKARESVSA
- a CDS encoding class I SAM-dependent methyltransferase; translated protein: MARTDNDTWDLATSVGATATMVAAARAIATKADNPLIDDRFAEPLVRAVGVDFLTKWAAGDLAGTDLDDHESGWKLGQMPDAMAARTRFFDAFFADATQAGIHQAVILASGLDARAYRLTWPSGMTVFEIDQPAVLAFKTAALAELGAEPTADRRGVAVDLRDDWPAALIEAGFDRTRPTAWIAEGLLGYLPPEAQDRLLDNITALSAEGSRLATEAIPNISAAQHEQAREMMRSATEKWRAHGFDLEFSELGYEGDRNDVAEYLKPLGWTSTGQTMTELLTQYGRPTPARGADSVSMADTTYYTSIKRS